The following coding sequences are from one Verrucosispora sp. WMMD573 window:
- a CDS encoding anibiotic ABC transporter produces MSAFSGTGRLTRLALRRDRVRLAIWTLGSPLIGYALAESVASIYPDEQNRIGYAEVANTSVVARAFNGPVASTDLGAVVVTETYLTLAVLAALLSTFAVVRHTRQNEETGRAELLGAAAVGRYALLTAALVVVVGANVLAGVLLALAFVGAGLPAAGSVAAAAAIVGVGLAFTGVAGVTAQLSVTSRGANALASATVGVAFLLRATGDVLGQPAADGVRLDSAWPTWLSPLGWGTQIRAFDDERWWVLALPVALLVAGVAGAYALAERRDLGAGLLAARRGPARATAGLLSPAGLTWRLHRGALTGWAVAVAVLGLAMGLAGNEVDDMIADNPAAAEAIAQLGGGAALVDAFLAAMLGLFALTIGAYVVQALLRVRGDESDGILEPLLATAVSRYRWLGTQVAGAVLGALALMLLAGATTGLGYGLAVGDPVGWTVELTGAALLWLPALLVVAGVVTALFGALPRWSVASSWAVLIVFLLLGQLGAALDLPQAALNLSPYTHVPSVPAVDVTVLPLVVLTAVAAALLTLGLTTFRRRDTPT; encoded by the coding sequence ATGAGCGCCTTCAGCGGCACCGGCCGGCTCACCCGGCTGGCCCTGCGCCGCGACCGGGTCCGCCTGGCCATCTGGACGCTGGGCAGCCCGCTGATCGGCTACGCCCTCGCCGAGAGCGTGGCCAGCATCTACCCCGACGAGCAGAACCGCATCGGGTACGCCGAGGTGGCCAACACCAGTGTCGTCGCCCGCGCCTTCAACGGCCCGGTGGCCAGCACCGATCTCGGTGCCGTGGTGGTCACCGAGACGTACCTCACCCTGGCCGTGCTCGCCGCGCTGCTGAGCACCTTCGCCGTGGTCCGGCACACCCGGCAGAACGAGGAGACCGGCCGCGCGGAACTGCTCGGTGCCGCCGCCGTCGGCCGGTACGCGCTGCTCACCGCGGCCCTGGTCGTCGTGGTCGGCGCCAACGTGCTGGCCGGTGTGCTGCTGGCGCTCGCCTTCGTCGGTGCCGGGCTGCCGGCCGCCGGCTCGGTGGCCGCCGCCGCCGCGATCGTCGGGGTCGGCCTCGCCTTCACCGGCGTGGCCGGCGTCACCGCCCAGCTCTCGGTGACCTCCCGGGGCGCCAACGCCCTCGCCTCGGCCACGGTCGGGGTGGCGTTCCTGCTGCGGGCCACCGGTGACGTGCTCGGTCAGCCCGCCGCCGACGGGGTACGCCTGGACAGCGCCTGGCCGACCTGGTTGTCGCCCCTGGGCTGGGGCACCCAGATCCGTGCCTTCGACGACGAGCGGTGGTGGGTTCTCGCGCTGCCGGTCGCCCTGCTGGTCGCCGGGGTCGCCGGGGCGTACGCGCTCGCCGAGCGGCGTGACCTCGGTGCCGGCCTGCTCGCCGCGCGCCGAGGGCCGGCCCGGGCCACCGCCGGCCTGCTCAGCCCGGCCGGACTGACCTGGCGGCTGCACCGTGGCGCGTTGACCGGTTGGGCGGTCGCGGTGGCGGTGCTCGGCCTCGCCATGGGCCTGGCCGGCAACGAGGTCGACGACATGATCGCCGACAACCCGGCCGCTGCCGAGGCGATCGCCCAACTCGGTGGTGGTGCCGCCCTGGTCGACGCCTTCCTGGCCGCGATGCTCGGGCTGTTCGCCCTGACCATCGGGGCGTACGTGGTGCAGGCCCTGCTGCGGGTACGCGGTGACGAGTCCGACGGCATCCTCGAACCGCTGCTCGCCACCGCCGTCAGCCGCTACCGGTGGTTGGGCACGCAGGTGGCCGGAGCCGTGCTCGGTGCGCTGGCGCTGATGCTGCTGGCCGGCGCCACCACCGGCCTCGGGTACGGGCTGGCGGTCGGTGACCCGGTCGGCTGGACCGTCGAGCTGACCGGTGCGGCGCTGCTGTGGTTGCCCGCCCTACTGGTCGTCGCCGGGGTGGTGACCGCCCTGTTCGGCGCGCTGCCGCGCTGGTCGGTCGCGTCGAGCTGGGCGGTGCTCATCGTGTTCCTGCTGCTCGGCCAGCTGGGTGCCGCGCTGGACCTGCCGCAGGCGGCGCTGAACCTCTCCCCGTACACCCACGTGCCGTCGGTGCCCGCCGTCGACGTAACCGTCCTGCCCCTGGTGGTCCTCACCGCCGTAGCCGCCGCCCTGCTGACGCTCGGCCTCACCACCTTCCGCCGCCGCGACACCCCCACCTGA
- a CDS encoding ABC transporter ATP-binding protein has product MSVISIENLVKTFGGVRALDGLDLTVEPGEVHGFLGPNGSGKSTTIRILLGLLRRDSGQVRILDGDPWRDAVALHRRLAYVPGDVNLWPNLSGGEAIDLFGALRGGLDPRRRDELLQRFDLDPTKKCRTYSKGNRQKVAIVAAFASDVELYVLDEPTSGLDPLMEAVFQEEVRQLTQAGASVLLSSHVLAEVEALCDRVSIIREGRIVESGTLSELRHLARTTVTVETGRPVTGLTELPGVHEVRPVDGRVRLEVEPEHLDALLAHLVRFEVRALTSTPPTLEELFLRHYGEAIDGDRQATAGGAR; this is encoded by the coding sequence ATGTCCGTGATCTCCATCGAGAACCTCGTCAAGACCTTCGGCGGCGTACGCGCGCTCGACGGGCTCGACCTGACGGTGGAACCGGGGGAGGTGCACGGATTCCTGGGACCCAACGGATCGGGCAAGTCCACCACCATCCGGATCCTGCTCGGCCTGCTGCGCCGCGACTCGGGGCAGGTCCGCATCCTGGACGGCGACCCGTGGCGCGACGCGGTCGCGCTGCACCGGCGGTTGGCGTACGTGCCGGGCGACGTCAACCTCTGGCCCAACCTCTCCGGCGGGGAGGCGATCGACCTGTTCGGTGCGTTGCGCGGCGGGCTGGACCCGCGTCGCCGCGACGAGCTGCTGCAACGCTTCGATCTGGACCCGACGAAGAAGTGCCGCACCTACTCGAAGGGCAACCGGCAGAAGGTCGCCATCGTCGCCGCCTTCGCCTCCGACGTCGAACTGTACGTGCTGGACGAGCCCACCTCCGGCCTGGACCCGCTGATGGAGGCGGTGTTCCAGGAGGAGGTTCGCCAGCTCACCCAGGCCGGTGCCAGCGTCCTGCTCTCCAGTCACGTGCTGGCCGAGGTCGAGGCGCTCTGCGACCGGGTCAGCATCATCCGGGAGGGCCGGATCGTCGAGTCCGGCACCCTGTCCGAGCTGCGCCACCTGGCGCGCACCACGGTCACCGTCGAGACCGGACGCCCGGTGACCGGCCTGACCGAGCTGCCCGGCGTGCACGAGGTCCGCCCCGTCGACGGTCGCGTCCGGCTGGAGGTCGAGCCGGAACACCTCGACGCGCTCCTGGCCCACCTGGTCCGCTTCGAGGTCCGCGCGCTTACCAGCACACCGCCCACCCTGGAGGAACTGTTCCTGCGGCACTACGGCGAGGCCATCGACGGTGACCGGCAGGCGACCGCCGGAGGTGCCCGATGA
- a CDS encoding TetR family transcriptional regulator, with product MTSEETDGTRSRILRAALDLFAEQGYQRTSLRQIAERLRLTKAAILYHFPSKAHLLAALAEPLVRDLEALLDTAGALPSRQARWALLEGWVDTMLAHRGPLGMLFHDLALVDRGSTYHRLVQIAMRANEIVAGPDAERRDRVRAIQAIAMCSDPVVFMIDVPASVLRGDMLDGACRLLGETPAEVVVTDRTGPVTGAPTGTVAATPDRVGRRRPGRPRSMSPDQVRAARRMHGTGTHSADEIAAEFGVSRATVYRHLEADQDSETVTR from the coding sequence ATGACCAGCGAGGAGACCGACGGCACCCGCAGTCGGATCCTGCGCGCCGCATTGGACCTCTTCGCCGAGCAGGGCTACCAACGCACCTCGCTGCGGCAGATCGCCGAACGGTTGCGGCTGACCAAGGCCGCGATTCTCTACCACTTCCCCAGCAAGGCGCACCTGCTCGCCGCACTCGCCGAGCCGCTGGTCCGCGATCTGGAGGCGCTGCTGGACACCGCCGGGGCCCTGCCCAGCCGGCAGGCGAGGTGGGCGCTGCTGGAGGGCTGGGTGGACACCATGCTCGCCCACCGCGGCCCGCTCGGCATGCTCTTCCACGATCTCGCGCTCGTCGACCGGGGCAGCACCTACCACCGGCTGGTGCAGATCGCCATGCGGGCCAACGAGATCGTCGCCGGACCGGACGCCGAACGCCGGGACCGGGTCCGGGCGATCCAGGCCATCGCCATGTGCAGTGATCCGGTGGTTTTCATGATCGACGTGCCCGCGTCGGTCCTGCGCGGAGACATGCTCGACGGCGCCTGCCGGCTACTGGGCGAGACGCCCGCTGAGGTGGTGGTGACCGACCGGACCGGGCCGGTGACCGGCGCACCCACCGGCACCGTCGCGGCGACGCCCGACCGGGTGGGGAGGCGACGGCCGGGACGACCCCGGTCGATGAGTCCGGACCAGGTGCGGGCGGCCCGCCGGATGCATGGGACGGGCACCCACTCGGCCGACGAGATCGCCGCCGAGTTCGGCGTCTCGCGCGCGACCGTCTACCGCCACCTCGAAGCGGACCAGGATAGCGAGACGGTTACAAGATAG
- a CDS encoding carbohydrate-binding domain-containing protein: MRITRAIMAVVVVLSAGVLAGAAHAASPFTVVNGSIQPATGTPRPPSGTHATLWHNASHASIAVRGAGRLVVGAIGDHCDGWPTLRVRVAGAPIGEVTVTSATDYGSYPIGAELPDGTHDVRIELVNDRYTGACDRNAHLAYVRTQSPPAVDPRFTFAVVPDTQEEVLSARDTRLRQRVDWLVAQRTTLDLRFVTHSGDVVNYDTPDHAQYERARAALRPLETAGLPYTLAVGNHDTQAAGPDGELRTPAGQLLRDTTVFNRYFTAGRFGAVGGQFEAGKVDNAYATYTAGGVRWLVLSLELWPRRAAVDWAKAVVAAHPRHNVVVVTHHHLESDASIGQSAGYGSTSPQYVFDNLVRRYPNIRFVFSGHTGTAASRVDTGVHGNRIYSFLQTFHSRSTNPVRLVEIDTTADSLRTWIYAPHTNEEFPAHGRTYAGIGLVR, translated from the coding sequence ATGCGGATCACGCGCGCGATCATGGCGGTCGTGGTCGTCCTGTCGGCCGGCGTACTGGCTGGCGCGGCGCACGCGGCGTCACCGTTCACCGTGGTCAACGGCTCGATCCAACCGGCGACGGGCACGCCCCGGCCGCCGTCGGGCACCCACGCCACGCTGTGGCACAACGCCAGCCACGCCAGCATTGCGGTGCGAGGTGCCGGCCGGCTGGTCGTCGGGGCGATCGGCGATCACTGCGACGGCTGGCCGACCCTGCGGGTCAGGGTGGCCGGCGCGCCGATCGGCGAGGTCACCGTGACCAGCGCCACCGACTACGGCAGCTATCCGATCGGTGCCGAACTGCCGGACGGGACGCACGACGTTCGGATCGAGCTGGTCAACGACCGCTACACCGGCGCGTGCGACCGCAACGCACACCTGGCGTACGTGCGGACGCAGTCGCCACCGGCGGTCGACCCGCGCTTCACCTTCGCCGTGGTGCCGGACACGCAGGAGGAGGTGCTGAGCGCCCGCGACACCCGACTGCGTCAGCGCGTCGACTGGCTGGTCGCCCAGCGCACCACCCTCGACCTGCGGTTCGTCACGCACTCCGGCGACGTGGTCAACTACGACACCCCCGACCACGCGCAGTACGAACGGGCCCGCGCCGCGCTGCGTCCGCTGGAGACGGCCGGCCTGCCGTACACCCTCGCCGTCGGCAACCACGACACCCAGGCCGCCGGCCCGGACGGGGAGCTGCGCACTCCCGCCGGACAGTTGCTGCGCGACACGACGGTGTTCAACAGGTACTTCACCGCCGGGCGGTTCGGCGCGGTGGGTGGCCAGTTCGAGGCGGGCAAGGTGGACAACGCCTACGCCACCTACACCGCCGGCGGGGTGCGGTGGCTGGTGCTGAGCCTGGAGCTGTGGCCGCGCCGGGCGGCCGTGGACTGGGCGAAGGCGGTCGTGGCGGCCCATCCCCGGCACAACGTCGTGGTCGTCACCCATCACCACCTGGAGAGCGACGCCTCGATCGGTCAGTCGGCCGGCTACGGTTCGACAAGTCCGCAGTACGTCTTCGACAATCTCGTGCGGCGCTACCCGAACATCCGGTTCGTCTTCTCCGGGCACACCGGCACGGCGGCGTCCCGGGTGGACACCGGGGTGCACGGCAACCGGATCTACTCCTTCCTCCAGACGTTCCACTCGCGCAGTACCAACCCGGTGCGGCTGGTGGAGATCGACACGACGGCCGACTCGCTGCGTACCTGGATCTACGCCCCGCACACCAACGAGGAGTTTCCAGCGCACGGGCGCACGTACGCCGGGATCGGCCTGGTGCGGTGA
- the glpK gene encoding glycerol kinase GlpK produces the protein MADFVGAVDQGTTSTRFMIFDHGGNEVGRHQLEHQQILPRAGWVEHNPLEIWERTQTVVRTALNTHSLAAGDLVALGVTNQRETTVVWNRRTGRPYYNAIVWQDTRTDRIAAALERDGRGEIIRRKAGLPPATYFSGGKIQWILEHVDGVRSAAERGEAIFGNTDTWLLWHLTGGPDGGAHVTDPTNASRTMLMNLETLDWDDELLSIFGIPRAMLPRVVPSSDPDAYGVTLPNGPFAGSVPITGDLGDQQAATVGQVCFAPGEAKNTYGTGNFMLLNTGPEIVRSEAGLLTTVCYQFAGQPPVYALEGSIAVTGSAVQWLRDQLKIISSAAQSEDLARQVDDNGGVYFVPAFSGLFAPYWRSDARGAIVGLSRYNTDAHIARATLEAICYQSRDVAEAMARDSGVPLERLKVDGGVTVNDLCMQLQADILGVPVSRPVVAETTALGAAYAAGLAVGFWRNTEELRENWNESRRWQPSWSPEQRAAGYARWRKAVQRTLDWVDVG, from the coding sequence ATGGCTGACTTCGTCGGCGCCGTGGACCAGGGCACCACCAGCACCCGGTTCATGATCTTCGACCACGGTGGCAACGAGGTCGGCCGCCACCAGCTCGAACACCAGCAGATCCTGCCGCGTGCCGGCTGGGTCGAGCACAACCCACTGGAGATCTGGGAACGCACCCAGACGGTCGTGCGTACGGCGCTGAACACACACAGCCTGGCGGCGGGCGACCTGGTGGCCCTCGGTGTCACCAACCAACGGGAGACGACCGTGGTGTGGAACCGGCGCACCGGCCGGCCGTACTACAACGCCATCGTCTGGCAGGACACCCGGACCGACCGGATCGCCGCGGCGTTGGAGCGCGACGGGCGTGGCGAGATCATCCGGCGCAAGGCCGGTCTACCGCCGGCGACCTACTTCTCCGGCGGCAAGATCCAGTGGATTCTGGAGCACGTCGACGGGGTGCGGTCGGCCGCCGAACGCGGTGAGGCGATCTTCGGCAACACCGACACCTGGCTGCTCTGGCACCTCACCGGTGGCCCGGACGGCGGCGCCCACGTCACCGACCCCACAAACGCCAGCCGGACCATGCTGATGAACCTGGAGACCCTGGACTGGGACGACGAACTGCTGTCCATCTTCGGCATTCCCCGCGCCATGCTGCCCCGGGTCGTGCCGTCGTCCGATCCGGACGCCTACGGCGTCACCCTGCCCAACGGCCCCTTCGCCGGCTCGGTGCCGATCACCGGCGATCTGGGCGACCAGCAGGCGGCCACGGTCGGGCAGGTCTGCTTCGCCCCGGGCGAGGCGAAGAACACCTACGGTACGGGCAACTTCATGCTGTTGAACACCGGGCCGGAGATCGTCCGCTCCGAGGCCGGGCTGCTCACCACCGTGTGCTACCAGTTCGCCGGCCAGCCGCCGGTCTACGCGCTCGAAGGTTCCATCGCCGTCACCGGTTCGGCCGTGCAGTGGCTCCGCGACCAGCTGAAGATCATCAGCAGTGCGGCGCAGAGCGAGGACCTCGCCCGCCAGGTCGACGACAACGGCGGGGTCTACTTCGTACCGGCCTTCTCCGGCCTGTTCGCCCCGTACTGGCGATCCGACGCCCGGGGCGCGATCGTCGGCCTGTCCCGCTACAACACCGACGCGCACATCGCCCGGGCGACGCTGGAAGCCATCTGCTACCAGAGCCGCGACGTGGCCGAGGCCATGGCGCGGGACTCGGGCGTACCGTTGGAGCGCCTCAAGGTCGACGGCGGCGTCACCGTCAACGACCTGTGCATGCAGCTACAGGCGGACATTCTCGGCGTGCCGGTCAGCCGGCCGGTGGTCGCCGAGACCACCGCCCTTGGCGCGGCCTACGCCGCCGGGCTGGCCGTCGGATTCTGGCGGAACACCGAGGAACTGCGGGAGAACTGGAACGAGAGCCGGCGTTGGCAGCCGTCCTGGTCGCCCGAGCAGCGCGCGGCCGGCTACGCCCGCTGGCGGAAGGCGGTGCAGCGCACCCTCGACTGGGTCGACGTCGGTTGA
- a CDS encoding SDR family oxidoreductase — MRLDLRDRTILITGAARGIGAQLARAAAARGARVAVVGLEPVLLRQVAAEVGGHWYECDVTDQAGLDDAVASTVQRYGGIDVVVANAGIANIGTVSTGPVDALARTIEVNLTGVVRTVSAALPHVRAARGHVLIVSSAAAFAAMPGMAAYCASKAGVEQFGNVLRLENRRQGLTVGTAHPIWIDTDLVRDFRDDLASFHAAQRKLPWPLNTVVSVERCAEALLRGVEGRRRKVYVPRSIALVQALRPVLLSGFADRLIDRFGGAELAERLEAEVHRLGRSFGRTSVEGGQ, encoded by the coding sequence ATGCGGCTAGACCTACGCGACCGGACCATCCTGATCACCGGAGCGGCGCGGGGTATCGGCGCCCAACTGGCCCGAGCCGCCGCGGCACGGGGTGCCCGGGTCGCCGTGGTCGGCCTGGAACCGGTGCTGTTGCGGCAGGTCGCCGCCGAGGTGGGCGGGCACTGGTACGAGTGCGACGTCACCGACCAGGCTGGCCTCGACGATGCCGTCGCCTCGACCGTGCAACGCTACGGCGGCATCGACGTGGTGGTGGCCAACGCCGGCATCGCCAACATCGGCACCGTGTCCACCGGCCCGGTTGACGCCCTGGCACGCACCATCGAGGTCAACCTGACCGGCGTGGTACGCACAGTCAGCGCGGCGCTGCCACACGTACGCGCCGCCCGCGGCCACGTCCTGATCGTCTCGTCGGCGGCGGCCTTCGCCGCAATGCCTGGAATGGCCGCGTACTGTGCGTCGAAGGCCGGGGTTGAGCAGTTCGGCAACGTGCTGCGGCTGGAGAACCGCCGGCAGGGACTGACCGTGGGCACCGCACACCCGATCTGGATCGACACCGACCTGGTGCGTGACTTCCGCGACGACCTCGCTTCGTTCCACGCCGCCCAGCGCAAGCTGCCCTGGCCGCTGAACACCGTGGTCAGTGTCGAACGGTGCGCCGAGGCACTGCTACGTGGCGTCGAAGGCCGTCGACGCAAGGTCTACGTGCCACGGTCCATCGCTCTGGTCCAGGCGCTGCGTCCGGTGCTGCTCAGCGGGTTCGCCGACCGGCTGATCGACCGGTTCGGCGGCGCCGAGCTGGCCGAGCGGCTGGAGGCGGAGGTACACCGCCTCGGCCGGTCCTTCGGTCGGACGTCGGTGGAGGGTGGCCAGTAG
- a CDS encoding ATP-binding protein gives MNYLGPPDARDSRDPAPGDGEATPLLSQSFTAQTVTALRHLLTARVAAAGLTGDVAEDLVLAVHELVTNAVLHGGGRGRLDLFRRADLLVCEVTDHGHERGGDLPVNLPATNTPGGRGLWLAHHLTGALTLTRRSDGLTATVTASLRDQPEVATDRPPYP, from the coding sequence ATGAACTACCTCGGCCCGCCGGACGCCCGGGACTCCCGCGACCCGGCCCCTGGCGACGGCGAGGCGACCCCACTGCTGTCCCAGTCGTTCACCGCACAGACCGTGACGGCGCTGCGGCACCTGCTCACCGCCCGGGTGGCCGCCGCCGGTCTCACCGGCGACGTGGCCGAGGATCTCGTCCTGGCCGTGCACGAACTGGTCACCAACGCCGTGCTGCACGGCGGGGGCCGGGGGCGGCTGGACCTGTTCCGGCGGGCCGACCTGCTCGTCTGCGAGGTCACCGATCACGGCCATGAGCGCGGCGGAGACCTGCCGGTGAACCTGCCGGCGACGAACACCCCGGGTGGCCGGGGTCTCTGGCTCGCCCATCACCTGACCGGGGCGTTGACGCTGACCCGCCGGTCCGACGGGCTGACCGCGACTGTCACCGCCAGCCTGCGCGACCAGCCCGAGGTGGCCACGGACCGGCCGCCGTACCCGTGA
- a CDS encoding SCP2 sterol-binding domain-containing protein, producing the protein MSEAVRDFFDGLAEGGGRMLRQVCGTVRFDLRYPDRVDHWLVNIDQGRITVSRDDASHADTVIYTDTGLFLRMARGEVKPLPAWLRNDFTADGEFRLVIMLERLFAPPPDAHHPREVAARRHPRPLAEHQQPAPGEAASPAGDGEPQ; encoded by the coding sequence ATGTCGGAGGCGGTGCGCGACTTCTTCGACGGCCTCGCCGAAGGTGGGGGGCGGATGCTTCGGCAGGTCTGCGGCACCGTGCGCTTCGATCTACGCTACCCCGACCGGGTCGACCACTGGCTGGTCAACATCGACCAGGGCCGGATCACGGTGTCACGCGACGACGCATCGCATGCGGACACGGTGATCTACACCGACACAGGACTCTTCCTGCGGATGGCTCGCGGCGAGGTCAAACCCCTGCCGGCGTGGCTGCGCAACGACTTCACCGCCGACGGTGAGTTCCGTCTCGTCATCATGCTCGAACGGCTGTTCGCGCCACCGCCCGACGCCCATCACCCCCGCGAGGTGGCCGCCCGCCGGCATCCCCGCCCCCTGGCCGAACACCAGCAGCCGGCACCGGGTGAGGCGGCGTCCCCGGCCGGTGACGGGGAACCGCAGTGA
- a CDS encoding glycogen debranching N-terminal domain-containing protein codes for MRKLVRILDGNIFALSADNGDMVFSPTNPSGFFAFDTRFLSTWQLRLDGEPLHPLAVHDPSYYKIRFFLVPGHPTHYVDAKVSVIRDRWVADSSFVEHLMVLNHTNSPVDYVLRIDVDSDFAPVYNVIWPHGSALRGYREVSADGLRLGYRRDKFHRVTDVSTSEPAEFDERGLTFRIRVDRQGRWSTTLRVQGLVLRPDGTDVRARLLHPNGYAGTELRQDLSEWVAEAPQLYCDWKALCTTYRRGLDDLAGLRFSPLALPHETMLAAGLPWSATIIGRDNLLTCYQTLPFVPRMAATTLRLLAIDQGTVLDDFRDEEPGKILNEFRYGEMAAFEHRPQSPYFGGADVTPLFIVLLDEYERWTGDAALVRELEDAARAALHWIDEYGDLRGDGYLWYQPRNDESGAQNHCWKDSPEAICYRDGRLPGLPRATCELQGYAYDAKRRGARLAREFWGDPMYADRLERQAEQLKRRFNRDFWIDGGEYFALALGPDGDQVDALASNMGHLLWSGIVDSSRAAAVADHLLGPRLFSGWGVRTLATGQASYNPLGYHVGTVWPFDNSLIACGLRHYGFVEEAGVIAESVIEASQHFAGRMPEAFAGYDRELTRFPVPYPAANSPQASATGATLLLLRTLLGLEPYGDHLVVHPEIPPRFGRIELLNIPGRWGRKDAIGNARADGLPAARGDTR; via the coding sequence GTGAGGAAACTGGTCCGCATCCTCGACGGCAACATCTTCGCGTTGAGCGCGGACAACGGCGACATGGTCTTCAGCCCCACGAACCCGAGTGGTTTCTTCGCCTTCGACACCCGCTTCCTGTCCACCTGGCAGCTGCGTCTCGACGGGGAGCCGCTGCACCCGCTCGCCGTGCACGATCCGAGCTACTACAAGATCCGGTTCTTCCTGGTCCCCGGCCACCCGACCCACTACGTCGACGCGAAGGTCTCGGTGATCCGCGACCGGTGGGTTGCCGACAGCTCCTTCGTCGAGCACCTCATGGTGCTCAACCACACCAACAGCCCCGTCGACTACGTGCTGCGCATCGACGTGGACAGCGACTTCGCGCCGGTCTATAACGTGATCTGGCCGCATGGGTCGGCGCTGCGTGGCTACCGCGAGGTGTCGGCGGACGGCCTGCGGCTCGGTTACCGACGGGACAAGTTCCACCGCGTCACCGACGTCTCGACGAGCGAACCGGCGGAGTTCGACGAGCGCGGGCTGACCTTCCGGATCCGGGTCGACCGGCAGGGCCGGTGGAGCACGACCCTGCGGGTGCAAGGACTGGTGCTGCGTCCGGACGGGACAGACGTGCGGGCACGGCTGCTGCACCCGAACGGCTACGCGGGCACCGAGTTGCGCCAGGACCTCAGCGAGTGGGTTGCCGAAGCCCCCCAGTTGTACTGCGACTGGAAGGCGTTGTGCACCACCTACCGGCGCGGGCTGGACGACCTGGCCGGCCTGCGTTTCTCCCCGCTGGCGTTGCCGCACGAGACCATGCTCGCCGCCGGGCTGCCCTGGTCGGCCACCATCATTGGCCGGGACAACCTGCTCACCTGCTACCAGACCCTGCCGTTCGTGCCCCGCATGGCGGCGACCACCCTGCGCCTGCTCGCCATCGACCAGGGCACGGTGCTCGACGACTTCCGGGACGAGGAACCCGGCAAGATCCTCAACGAGTTCCGGTACGGGGAGATGGCCGCCTTCGAACATCGTCCCCAGTCCCCGTACTTCGGCGGAGCTGACGTGACTCCCCTGTTCATCGTGCTGCTCGACGAGTACGAGCGCTGGACCGGCGACGCCGCGCTGGTGCGGGAACTGGAGGACGCCGCCCGCGCGGCCTTGCACTGGATCGACGAGTACGGCGACCTGCGCGGCGACGGCTACCTCTGGTACCAGCCACGCAACGACGAGAGCGGGGCGCAGAACCACTGCTGGAAGGACTCGCCGGAGGCGATCTGCTACCGCGACGGCCGGCTGCCAGGGCTGCCCCGCGCCACCTGCGAGTTGCAGGGGTACGCGTACGACGCCAAGCGGCGCGGGGCCCGGCTGGCTCGCGAGTTCTGGGGCGACCCGATGTACGCCGACCGTCTGGAACGGCAGGCAGAGCAGCTCAAGCGACGGTTCAACCGGGACTTCTGGATCGACGGGGGCGAGTACTTCGCGCTGGCGCTCGGCCCCGACGGTGACCAGGTGGACGCGCTGGCGTCGAACATGGGGCACCTGTTGTGGAGCGGCATCGTGGACTCCTCCCGGGCCGCCGCGGTCGCCGATCACCTGCTCGGGCCCCGGCTCTTCTCCGGCTGGGGGGTGCGGACGCTGGCCACCGGGCAGGCCAGCTACAACCCACTCGGCTACCACGTCGGTACGGTGTGGCCGTTCGACAACTCGCTGATCGCCTGCGGACTGCGCCACTACGGGTTCGTCGAGGAGGCAGGGGTGATCGCGGAGTCCGTCATCGAGGCGTCCCAGCACTTCGCCGGGCGGATGCCGGAGGCCTTCGCCGGCTACGACCGTGAGCTGACCCGCTTTCCGGTGCCGTACCCGGCTGCGAACAGCCCCCAGGCCTCCGCCACCGGGGCCACCCTTCTGCTGCTGCGCACCCTGCTCGGCCTGGAGCCCTATGGTGACCATCTGGTGGTGCATCCGGAGATCCCGCCGCGCTTCGGCCGGATCGAGCTGCTGAACATTCCCGGGCGCTGGGGTCGTAAGGACGCGATCGGCAACGCCCGGGCCGACGGTCTACCAGCAGCGCGCGGTGACACGAGGTGA
- a CDS encoding NUDIX domain-containing protein, whose translation MTGVAYSHCSYCGVAYPPPVGWPRLCASCGQQVWRNPLPVAVAVQPVLTATGLGVVVVRRDIEPARGLLALPGGFVEYGERWEDALVRELREETGLRAEAAGARLVTVQSAPAGGTMLIFGELPVRRAEDLPPSAPTAEATEWLVLIEPTELAFSTHTQVLAQFLARRST comes from the coding sequence ATGACTGGCGTGGCGTACTCGCACTGTTCGTACTGCGGCGTGGCCTACCCGCCGCCGGTCGGCTGGCCCCGGCTCTGCGCGAGCTGTGGTCAGCAGGTCTGGCGTAACCCGCTGCCGGTGGCGGTGGCCGTACAGCCGGTGCTGACCGCCACCGGTCTCGGTGTGGTCGTCGTCCGGCGGGACATCGAACCCGCCCGAGGGCTGCTCGCGCTGCCCGGCGGGTTCGTCGAGTACGGCGAACGGTGGGAGGACGCCTTGGTCCGCGAGCTGCGCGAGGAGACCGGGCTGCGGGCCGAGGCGGCCGGTGCCAGGCTGGTCACCGTGCAGAGCGCGCCGGCCGGCGGCACCATGCTGATCTTCGGAGAGCTGCCGGTACGCCGAGCCGAGGATCTTCCGCCGTCGGCGCCGACCGCCGAGGCCACCGAGTGGCTGGTGCTGATCGAGCCCACCGAACTGGCCTTCTCCACCCACACCCAGGTGCTCGCCCAGTTCCTCGCCCGCCGGTCGACCTGA